From Pedobacter indicus, a single genomic window includes:
- a CDS encoding DEAD/DEAH box helicase has protein sequence MSFENLNLSRSLLRAIETEGYTQPTPIQEQSIPIALNKRDLLAIAQTGTGKTAAFALPILQLLENNNRKGIKALIVSPTRELAIQISESFVAYGKYSSLKQAVVFGGVPIGNQISALKKGVDILIATPGRLLDLVNQKAVSLSQIEIFVLDEADRMLDMGFINDVKKIITKIPEKRQTLFFSATMPQEITGLANGILTNPLKVEVTPVSTTAEKVTQAIYPVAKKDKASLLIHLLKDPQIKSVLVFSRTKYGADKIVKILGRVSIQAAAIHGNKSQNARQKALSSFKTGKIRVLVATDIAARGIDIDQLNYVLNYDLPNQPETYVHRIGRTGRAGLSGTAWSFCDQEEKPYLDDINKLTGQNIRIVEDHPYALVFTPTLATSKTQQKSNNKNRKQNFRKSRKPQYKEKKRHV, from the coding sequence TTGTCATTTGAAAATCTTAATCTCAGCAGGTCTTTATTAAGGGCAATCGAGACCGAAGGGTACACACAACCCACCCCAATCCAAGAACAATCTATCCCAATAGCATTAAACAAGAGAGATTTACTAGCGATAGCACAAACAGGTACAGGTAAAACCGCTGCTTTCGCCTTGCCTATTTTGCAACTTTTGGAAAATAACAATCGAAAAGGAATCAAGGCTCTTATTGTTAGTCCCACTCGTGAGTTGGCTATCCAAATCAGTGAAAGCTTCGTTGCTTATGGAAAGTATTCTTCACTTAAGCAGGCAGTTGTATTTGGCGGTGTGCCAATAGGCAACCAAATTAGCGCATTAAAAAAAGGTGTCGATATTTTAATTGCAACACCGGGCCGATTGCTTGATTTGGTGAATCAAAAAGCAGTTTCACTGTCTCAGATTGAAATATTTGTACTGGATGAAGCTGACCGCATGCTTGATATGGGGTTCATCAATGATGTAAAAAAGATAATAACAAAAATTCCAGAAAAAAGACAGACATTGTTCTTTTCAGCGACCATGCCTCAGGAAATAACGGGGTTAGCGAATGGGATATTGACAAATCCTTTAAAAGTGGAGGTTACACCTGTCTCTACAACGGCCGAAAAAGTAACGCAGGCTATTTACCCTGTCGCTAAAAAAGATAAAGCATCTCTATTAATACATTTATTAAAAGACCCACAGATTAAGAGTGTACTGGTGTTCAGTCGGACAAAATATGGCGCGGATAAAATCGTGAAAATCTTGGGACGTGTTTCGATCCAGGCAGCAGCCATACACGGAAACAAATCTCAGAATGCAAGACAGAAAGCCCTTAGTTCATTTAAAACGGGAAAAATCCGAGTACTGGTCGCGACAGATATCGCTGCGAGAGGTATCGATATCGACCAACTGAATTACGTGCTGAACTACGATTTACCCAATCAGCCAGAAACCTACGTGCACCGGATTGGGCGTACAGGTCGCGCGGGTTTAAGCGGTACGGCCTGGTCATTTTGTGACCAGGAAGAAAAACCATACCTGGATGATATTAATAAACTGACCGGACAGAATATTCGTATCGTTGAGGACCATCCATATGCATTAGTCTTTACGCCCACTCTGGCTACCAGTAAAACACAACAAAAGTCAAATAATAAAAATCGAAAACAAAACTTTCGTAAGTCGAGAAAACCACAATATAAAGAGAAAAAAAGACACGTATAA
- a CDS encoding glycerol-3-phosphate dehydrogenase/oxidase, whose translation MKTQSSQFNRNLSIEKLQQEPLWDFIIIGGGATGLGVALDAASRGYKTLLLEQSDFAKGTSSRSTKLVHGGVRYLAQGDIALVREALKERGLLLNNAPHLVKKQAFIIPCFSWFSKMKYLIGLTLYDWLSGKYSFGKSTSMSKEEVKAAIPDVNSTDLKGGVEYYDGQFDDSRLAIDLAKTAALYDGVLINYMKVKGFLKNSAGKVDGVIAHDIEGENDYTIRGKVIINATGVFVDDILRMDHPEKKPMTRPSQGIHLVLDRSFWDSDKALMIPKTSDGRVLFAVPWHKHLLLGTTDTPLDEHSIEPIALESEIKFILKTARQYLSKKPEREDVLSVFAGLRPLAAPDKDVNSTKEISRSHKIYVEPSDLITITGGKWTTYRKMAEDTVNKAIKIGGLDKRMCRTYDLKIGENTNATSGNQTNKTSDQALHANYPISESAIIDAVRNEMARTVEDVLARRFRILFLDAHVALQLAPQVAKVMAEELGRDAVWISKQVADFKSIAEPYLIEHFNAFE comes from the coding sequence ATGAAGACTCAATCTTCTCAATTCAATCGCAATTTATCTATCGAAAAACTGCAGCAGGAACCTCTTTGGGATTTTATAATCATTGGCGGAGGGGCTACTGGTTTGGGTGTCGCTCTTGATGCTGCTTCTCGCGGTTATAAAACCCTACTTCTGGAACAATCTGATTTTGCGAAAGGGACATCGAGCCGGAGCACTAAGCTTGTCCATGGAGGGGTTCGTTACCTTGCCCAAGGGGATATTGCGCTGGTGCGAGAGGCATTGAAAGAACGTGGACTTTTACTAAACAATGCCCCTCATCTGGTTAAGAAGCAAGCATTTATCATCCCTTGTTTCTCATGGTTCTCTAAGATGAAGTACTTAATCGGCTTAACCTTATATGATTGGCTATCGGGAAAATACAGTTTTGGAAAATCAACTTCCATGTCAAAAGAGGAAGTGAAAGCGGCAATACCTGATGTCAATTCGACTGATTTGAAAGGTGGGGTAGAATATTACGACGGACAATTTGATGATTCACGACTAGCCATCGATCTTGCAAAAACAGCCGCGTTATATGATGGCGTGTTAATCAACTATATGAAAGTAAAAGGCTTTCTAAAGAACAGCGCCGGAAAAGTTGACGGGGTAATAGCGCATGATATTGAGGGAGAGAATGATTATACGATTAGAGGTAAAGTTATCATTAATGCTACTGGGGTTTTTGTGGACGATATATTACGAATGGATCATCCAGAAAAAAAACCAATGACAAGACCTAGTCAGGGAATCCATCTGGTGCTTGACCGGTCGTTTTGGGATAGCGATAAAGCATTGATGATACCAAAAACATCTGACGGTCGTGTTCTTTTTGCAGTGCCTTGGCACAAGCATTTATTATTAGGCACCACAGATACTCCACTAGATGAGCATAGCATAGAACCGATCGCTTTAGAAAGCGAGATAAAATTTATATTGAAAACCGCTCGGCAGTATTTAAGCAAGAAACCCGAGCGAGAGGATGTACTTTCTGTTTTCGCGGGACTGCGACCTTTAGCAGCTCCAGATAAAGATGTGAACAGCACCAAAGAGATTTCCAGAAGTCATAAAATCTATGTTGAGCCTTCCGATCTGATTACAATCACGGGTGGCAAATGGACAACCTATCGAAAAATGGCTGAAGATACCGTTAATAAAGCAATCAAGATAGGTGGACTAGATAAACGTATGTGCAGAACCTACGATCTGAAGATTGGCGAAAACACGAATGCAACTTCGGGTAATCAGACCAATAAAACATCCGATCAAGCTCTGCATGCGAACTACCCGATCAGCGAGTCGGCTATTATTGATGCTGTCAGAAATGAAATGGCAAGAACAGTAGAAGATGTACTGGCCAGACGATTTCGAATTCTCTTTCTCGATGCTCACGTTGCGCTGCAACTAGCGCCACAGGTAGCAAAAGTTATGGCGGAAGAGCTCGGTAGGGATGCAGTATGGATCAGCAAACAAGTTGCTGATTTCAAATCAATTGCAGAGCCTTACCTAATTGAACATTTTAATGCCTTTGAGTAA
- the glpT gene encoding glycerol-3-phosphate transporter, with amino-acid sequence MNLFKPAPHIDAKSLDRIDPEYKKLRLQVFLGIFIGYAGYYLVRKNFSLAMPDLIDQGFSKGDLGLALSGVSIAYGLSKFLMGNVSDRSNARVFLPAGLALSAVTMILMGLFPFATGSLTIMFVLLFINGWFQGMGWPASGRVMVHWFSTKERGTKMSVWNVAHNVGGGLVGPLAIMAVAIFGDWQSKLYFPGFVALFIALIGYLLIRDTPQSCGLPPIEKYKNDYPSDYSEEKEKELTAKQIFFNYVLNNRLLWYIAFANAFVYLVRYGILDWAPTFLEEAKGFSVKQSGWAYFAYEYAGIPGTLLCGWISDRVFKGRRAPATIIYMLLVLVAVVIYWKNPAGNIWVDNVALIAIGFLIYGPVMLIGVQALDLAPKKAAGTAAGLTGLFGYMGGALFANIAMGFVVDHWSWDGGFAILILSCILSIFFTALTWKREKQHLNL; translated from the coding sequence ATGAATTTATTTAAACCAGCTCCTCATATTGATGCAAAATCTCTTGACCGCATCGACCCTGAATATAAAAAGCTTAGACTTCAAGTATTCCTTGGAATTTTTATCGGTTATGCAGGCTACTATTTGGTTAGGAAGAACTTTTCTCTTGCCATGCCGGACCTGATTGACCAAGGCTTCAGCAAAGGAGATCTGGGTCTTGCTCTTTCCGGCGTATCGATCGCATACGGCTTAAGTAAATTCTTGATGGGAAACGTTTCCGACAGAAGTAATGCCAGGGTGTTTTTACCTGCCGGCTTGGCTTTGTCTGCCGTGACGATGATTCTGATGGGGCTATTCCCTTTCGCAACAGGCTCATTAACCATTATGTTTGTGTTACTATTTATCAATGGTTGGTTTCAGGGAATGGGTTGGCCTGCGTCTGGACGCGTAATGGTACATTGGTTTTCTACAAAAGAAAGAGGCACCAAAATGTCGGTCTGGAATGTAGCACATAACGTTGGTGGTGGCTTAGTTGGTCCGCTTGCAATCATGGCTGTAGCTATTTTTGGTGACTGGCAAAGCAAGCTCTATTTCCCAGGCTTTGTGGCCCTCTTTATCGCTCTCATAGGCTATCTATTAATTCGGGATACTCCCCAATCATGCGGGTTGCCGCCAATCGAAAAATACAAAAACGATTACCCTTCCGATTATTCGGAAGAGAAAGAAAAAGAACTGACAGCTAAGCAGATTTTTTTTAATTACGTTCTTAATAACCGCTTGTTATGGTATATTGCCTTTGCAAATGCATTTGTCTATTTAGTTCGATATGGCATCCTCGACTGGGCTCCCACCTTTCTTGAGGAAGCAAAAGGGTTTTCTGTTAAACAGTCGGGCTGGGCTTATTTCGCTTATGAGTACGCTGGAATTCCGGGTACGCTTCTCTGCGGTTGGATCAGCGACCGGGTGTTTAAGGGCCGACGGGCGCCTGCAACCATTATCTATATGCTGCTGGTATTAGTGGCGGTGGTAATCTATTGGAAAAACCCCGCAGGCAATATCTGGGTTGACAATGTCGCGTTAATAGCAATCGGCTTTTTGATTTATGGCCCCGTCATGTTGATAGGCGTGCAGGCGCTAGATTTAGCGCCTAAAAAAGCGGCAGGAACTGCGGCAGGACTTACTGGTCTTTTTGGTTACATGGGCGGAGCGCTATTTGCTAATATTGCAATGGGGTTTGTTGTGGATCATTGGAGTTGGGACGGTGGTTTCGCTATCTTGATATTGAGCTGTATTTTGTCTATTTTCTTTACTGCACTAACCTGGAAGAGAGAGAAACAACACTTGAATTTATAG
- a CDS encoding DUF3858 domain-containing protein produces MKKLLLICLIVSSVLQSKAQDFPFGEMDRNAITMTSYDKDTSAAAVVVREFGTTSFLHDGNKIRHRYHVRIKVFNSARFTRGDVVIPLYQGSSTRYESVDKIRGIVYYPGPDGGLQKAELDKKSIIREKSSEHLELVKFAMPNIVDGSVVEYEYEIETPYIFNYHPWQFQWDIPKIYSEYVALIPAVFVYNVSLIGALKLDKSDGKVKKECFQPGAHRIDCSELTYAMNDVPAFIEEDYMTSPKNFISAINFELSEMTLLNGSKEKITKEWKDVDYEMKKHEYFGKQLRRDDIFKKILPTILKGDESDLEKAKTIYSYIQSRVKWNNRYGHFTDEGLKKAIENRAGNVADINLALIAALGAADLDADAVVLSTRENGVVHQLYPVISDFNYVVAMVNIDGRSYLLDATDPLLPFGLLPMRCMNGQGRIMSMNKPSEWIDLVASQKRSDVYSLELELQADGKIVGSVKNYKMGYAAFYQRHEIKKFNSIDEFVENKDENMPNIRILDYAITNLDSIERTLEEAYEVEIAAFDSLSYDQLFFNPFFMDKMDENPFKLAERTYPVDLGAPINSRIIISLRIPEEYEMVVKPRDVSLALPNKGGRFLNRTEVIGNKVQFSQSMELEKSIYQPEEYPALKELFNRIIQLQKTDVIFKKKS; encoded by the coding sequence GTGAAAAAGCTATTACTTATTTGCTTGATAGTGAGCTCAGTTTTGCAATCAAAGGCTCAAGATTTTCCATTCGGAGAGATGGATCGTAATGCAATTACGATGACTTCCTACGATAAAGACACCAGTGCGGCTGCCGTTGTAGTAAGGGAATTTGGCACGACAAGTTTCTTACATGATGGCAATAAAATCCGGCATCGATATCACGTACGGATAAAAGTATTTAACAGTGCCCGCTTTACCCGTGGCGACGTGGTTATCCCGCTATATCAGGGATCATCAACAAGGTATGAAAGTGTGGATAAAATAAGAGGTATTGTTTATTATCCCGGACCGGATGGCGGACTCCAAAAAGCTGAATTAGATAAAAAAAGTATTATTCGTGAGAAATCTTCCGAACACTTGGAGCTAGTCAAGTTTGCTATGCCAAATATCGTTGACGGGAGCGTGGTTGAGTATGAATATGAAATCGAGACCCCTTATATCTTCAATTACCACCCTTGGCAATTTCAATGGGATATTCCGAAAATCTATAGTGAGTATGTCGCACTTATTCCAGCCGTCTTTGTGTACAATGTTTCGCTAATCGGCGCGCTCAAGTTGGATAAAAGTGATGGTAAGGTTAAAAAAGAGTGCTTCCAGCCGGGTGCGCACCGCATCGATTGTTCGGAACTCACCTATGCGATGAATGATGTTCCTGCCTTTATTGAAGAAGATTACATGACATCACCGAAGAATTTCATTTCAGCCATTAATTTTGAACTTTCGGAAATGACATTACTGAACGGCAGTAAAGAAAAAATCACGAAGGAGTGGAAAGACGTGGATTACGAAATGAAAAAGCATGAGTACTTCGGAAAACAGCTGCGACGCGACGATATTTTCAAGAAAATTTTGCCGACAATTCTTAAAGGGGATGAAAGCGACCTGGAAAAGGCCAAAACGATCTATTCATACATTCAGTCTCGGGTTAAATGGAATAACCGCTATGGTCATTTTACTGACGAAGGTCTGAAGAAAGCCATTGAAAATAGAGCAGGGAATGTAGCGGATATTAATCTTGCTCTGATTGCTGCTCTGGGAGCCGCAGATTTAGATGCAGACGCTGTTGTACTTTCCACGAGAGAAAATGGGGTCGTCCATCAGTTATACCCGGTGATATCTGATTTTAATTATGTGGTAGCGATGGTAAATATTGATGGAAGGAGTTATTTGTTAGACGCCACTGATCCTTTATTACCTTTCGGATTATTGCCCATGAGGTGTATGAATGGTCAGGGAAGAATCATGAGCATGAATAAGCCGTCTGAATGGATCGATCTGGTAGCTTCTCAAAAACGAAGCGATGTGTATTCATTAGAGCTCGAATTGCAGGCCGACGGTAAGATTGTCGGCTCGGTCAAAAATTATAAAATGGGCTATGCGGCCTTTTATCAGCGACATGAAATAAAGAAATTTAACAGCATCGATGAATTTGTCGAAAACAAAGACGAAAACATGCCGAATATCAGGATTTTGGATTATGCGATCACAAACCTGGATAGCATTGAGCGGACTCTTGAAGAAGCTTATGAAGTTGAAATCGCTGCTTTCGATTCACTTTCCTATGATCAGCTCTTTTTCAACCCTTTTTTTATGGATAAAATGGATGAGAACCCGTTCAAATTAGCGGAAAGGACATATCCCGTAGACCTAGGCGCTCCTATAAACTCACGAATTATTATCAGTCTTCGCATACCCGAAGAATATGAGATGGTTGTTAAGCCACGAGATGTATCCTTAGCCCTGCCTAACAAAGGCGGTAGGTTTTTAAATAGAACGGAGGTTATCGGAAACAAAGTGCAGTTTTCCCAAAGCAT
- the porL gene encoding type IX secretion system motor protein PorL/GldL, translated as MNVKKKDNSNWLHVAISWGASIVIIGVLFKILYIGGSLANYMIGIGLGVEAILFFLMGFNPPPKEPEWARVYPELDDNYQGELPTSSFRASNVPANPPTTAALDKMFADANIEPATIESLGRGLRDFGDKVSAINQISDVSFAANEFTEKLRNASSKFDNLSVAFEKASANLVAMSNTNTDTTNYHEQVQQLTSNLRSLNNMYERELRDSASHLQSMNHFYENLSYTMKNFNESLDDSKVFKEEVNKLAKNLTALNSIYGNMLSAMNQPRG; from the coding sequence ATGAACGTAAAGAAAAAAGACAATTCAAATTGGCTACATGTTGCCATTTCTTGGGGGGCTAGTATTGTGATTATTGGGGTTTTATTCAAGATCCTCTATATCGGTGGATCCTTAGCCAACTATATGATCGGCATCGGGTTAGGTGTTGAAGCGATCCTCTTCTTTTTGATGGGTTTCAACCCTCCGCCAAAAGAGCCTGAGTGGGCAAGGGTTTACCCTGAACTGGATGATAACTATCAGGGTGAGTTGCCAACAAGTTCATTTCGTGCAAGCAATGTACCGGCTAACCCTCCCACCACTGCTGCCTTAGACAAGATGTTCGCAGACGCAAATATTGAGCCCGCTACGATCGAAAGCCTTGGAAGAGGACTACGTGATTTTGGGGATAAGGTTTCGGCAATCAATCAAATATCTGATGTGTCTTTCGCTGCGAATGAGTTTACTGAGAAATTACGGAATGCTTCTTCTAAGTTTGATAATCTTAGTGTTGCATTCGAAAAAGCATCCGCAAATTTGGTTGCGATGTCTAATACCAATACCGATACCACTAATTATCATGAGCAAGTTCAACAACTTACCAGCAATCTGCGCTCATTGAACAACATGTATGAACGTGAGCTAAGGGATTCAGCTTCCCATTTACAGTCCATGAACCATTTCTATGAAAACCTGAGTTATACAATGAAAAACTTCAACGAATCTTTAGACGATTCTAAAGTATTCAAAGAAGAAGTCAACAAACTCGCGAAAAACTTAACTGCTTTAAATTCGATCTACGGCAATATGTTAAGTGCAATGAACCAACCGCGCGGTTAA